From a single Drosophila sulfurigaster albostrigata strain 15112-1811.04 chromosome 3, ASM2355843v2, whole genome shotgun sequence genomic region:
- the LOC133844059 gene encoding uncharacterized protein LOC133844059 → MRFIIVFSLAVLFHVNAFPCGSVDDQLPEQDKVAIKDLVTRDGSLISELIKEQDTVMLDVMKSIVNNKIAEKNVIDDLQKRIDEKRKSSGLILWNLMDPLPDYINDLSQLTVIYNELKYQEKRDRFNTWTDGEFNELMAKYTRKMKQILSEFTELVKTAMNNLSDETKQLHSDLIAQINQSSDEKVIRSAAHKVIDSMSC, encoded by the exons ATGCGTTTTATAATTGTGTTCAGTTTGGCAGTTCTG TTTCATGTGAATGCATTTCCCTGTGGAAGTGTTGACGATCAACTCCCCGAACAAGATAAAGTGGCAATCAAAGATCTGGTAACACGTGACGGATCCTTGATATCTGAGCTAATCAAGGAACAAGACACGGTTATGTTGGATGTTATGAAATCGATTGTGAACAACAAAATAgctgaaaaaaatgtaatcgATGATCTGCAGAAACGTATTGATGAGAAACGCAAATCTTCTGGACTTATCTTATGGAATCTTATGGACCCTTTGCCAGACTACATAAACGATCTCTCCCAATTGACTGTTATCTACAACGAATTAAAGTATCAAGAAAAACGTGATCGCTTCAATACTTGGACTGATGGAGAATTCAATGAACTCATGGCCAAATATACTCGGAAGATGAAGCAAATACTGAGCGAATTCACGGAGCTTGTGAAAACAGCTATGAACAATTTGAGTGatgaaacaaaacaattgcacAGCGATTTAATTGCCCAAATTAACCAATCAAGTGACGAAAAAGTTATTAGGTCTGCCGCACATAAGGTAATTGACTCAATGTCGTGTTAG